The following are encoded together in the Panicum virgatum strain AP13 chromosome 6K, P.virgatum_v5, whole genome shotgun sequence genome:
- the LOC120639215 gene encoding uncharacterized protein LOC120639215 — protein sequence MATTSTDELLVIKRLTIEQPIEHSPITLHRVHSPRSRFISIGLLLTRSRSMALINLLRVWPGPPAEQPVRDLRAAKSAILVGVLNGVSFSSPSDLHRCLCCDGGAGNAERRYDHLCQLAGFATAVLGVALLVADMAFSAATRAILYLGWMVWLTKVLTGGTLQFGLSVLHFCLRMMFARFT from the exons ATGGCGACGACTTCGACTGACGAACTGCTCGTGATAAAACGGCTCACGATCGAACAGCCAATCGAACATTCTCCGATTACTCTGCACCGCGTCCATTCCCCTCGATCTCGCTTCATCTCGATCGGCCTGCTGCTGACCCGATCCCGCTCCATGGCTCTGATCAACCTCCTCCGGGTCTGGCCGGGGCCGCCGGCAGAGCAGCCGGTCCGGGACCTCCGAGCGGCCAAGTCGGCCATCCTCGTGGGCGTCCTCAACGGCGTCAGCTTCTCCTCGCCGTCCGACCTGCACCGCTGCCTctgctgcgacggcggcgccgggaaCGCGGAGCGGCGGTATGACCACCTCTGCCAGCTCGCCGGCTTCGCGACGGCCGTGCTCGGAGTGGCCCTCCTCGTCGCGGACATGGCGTTCTCGGCGGCGACG cgggctatTTTGTACCTTGGGTGGATGGTCTGGCTCACCAAGGTCTTGACCGGCGGCACGCTCCAGTTCGGCCTCAGCGTCCTCCATTTCTGCCTTCGGATGATGTTCGCCAGATTCACCTGA